A segment of the Spiroplasma helicoides genome:
TGATTTATTAATTTTATTTACTGAATAAAATGCTTCAGGAAATGCTTGTACATTTAAATGATCTGTTATTGCAATTGCTTTCCATCCTCACTTATGGGCAGTTTCAATATAATCATTGACATGGCTTACTCCGTCCATAACACTCATTTTAGTGTGTGTGTGTAACTCCACTCTTTTTAAATCAGCTGTATCTTTTCTTGCAACTGATTTTGACTGAATTTTTTTATATTTATCAATATAAAAAATATAACAATTATCAAAAGTAGAATATGTGTAATTACCATTGAAAGAAACTCAATCACCTTTTCTGATTATTTTATTTTCATAACCTTCAAACTTTTCTTTATTTTCTTCGGTTACTTCATCAAAAAAAGTTGGTGCATCGTTTTTACCAAAATATGTACATTGCACTGATGATGAACCATCATTTATTGCTATTGAGTAAATGTTTCTACCAGCTTTTGAGACTCTAATATTTTTTGAAATTACTTTTCCATGAATTGTAACGTTTTTTGCATTTTCTTCTAAATCTATAATTTTTTCGTAACTTGGATTATCTAGAATATCTTTATTGGACTTATATTTTGGTTTTTCAAAAATTGGTTTAGTTTCTTGGACTGGAACAAATTTTATTTTACTTGCCTCTTCAAACATTTTATTAACATCTTTTAAGACATCTTCATTAATATCATCTGTAACTTCAATTTCTAAATCAATGCTTTTAAATCCGTACTTTATTAATTTGTTTTTATAATAATTTTTATGCTTTTCTAATAAATCTTTTTGCATATCATTTCCAGTTATAAATTTTACAAGATTATAATCTGAGAAATACTTTACAGTTGATGGTGAAAGGGTTTTGATAACACCATTTTTTACCTCAGCTTTTAAATCTTTAATGTACTCTATGTATTTTCAAATTAATTCTTCATCATATTTTCGCTCTTCTACTTCGAAGTTTATTTTTGTTGGTATGTAACTATTATTAATTAGTTCATTTTCTAACTTATGCAATATATTAATTGGTAAAAAATTTTTTAGTTTGATGAATACTCTTAAATAATTTTCGTTTATTGAAAAAAAAGCATCAAAAATATAAGCATCTTCAAAATACTTCTCTTCTTCTTCACTAAAATAAATATTCATTTTTTCTAAAAAGGTCTTTAAATTATCTTGCATTGCACACCTCTCTTAGCCCCGTATAAAATCTAGAATTGTTACTGTTGCAAAAATTGTTAAAAATAATATTGCACCAATTGAGTAAACAATAATTTTGTATTTTTGAGATAATTCTTTTCTTATAATCATTTCAATTATTATTTCAATGACCTTATATCCATCAAGTGGCGGAATAAATATTAAGTTAATAATAAATAAGTTTGCACTAATCATTGCAACGTATAAGAAAAACTTATGTGCATCACCTAACATATTTGCTGTTTGAGTTGCAACTCCAACTGGTCCTGATAAATTACTAAAACTACCTGTAAATATCATTCCAATAGACTTTAAAATTGATATAGATTGAGTGAAAGTTTCTTTTCAACCAGCTAAATAAGCGATTGAAGAATTTGCATAATATCTTATTGGTGGTGCTATACCCACTGATAATGAATCTTTATTATATTCATCACTTGTAGAAAATCTAGTAACTATTGGAGAGTTGTAACCATCAAGTGCTCTTCCAGAAAATTTATCAACGTGTTTAAAACTAAATTGAATTTGTAAACCTTCTTTTTCTTTTCCTAAAGTTAAATTGTTAATAAAGTTATAAACAGTTTTTTCATAAGTTGCTGCTTGTTGATTGTCTGAATCATTAATTTTTTCATTATTTAATTCTGGATTAGTATTATCAATATTATTAAATAATACAACTTGCTCACTTTTTGTTTGACCATCTGTTGAAGTCTCAGAATTAGCAACCAATTTTCAACCTCAAATAACATAACTTTGATCGATTGAGAAATTTTCTTTTGTCAGAGAACTATCTTTTTCTTTTTCAACTTCTAATGCTTTTTCATTGATTAATTTATATGCAATTTGATTTTGACCATATTTTGCTCCATAAAAACTCATATCATCAAGTTTAGATTGAGTTGCTGCAAAAATAATAGTAAATAAAAAAATTGCTACAAACAAGTTCATTAATGGTCCAAATAAGATAAATAATAATTTTTTTCATCTTGCAATGTAATCCATATACCTTTCTGGCGGAACATCAACATCTTCTCTATCTGAAGGTGGATCAACTTTTTCTGATGCAATAGAACAAAATCCCCCTAGCGGAAAGATTCTTATAGAAACTCAAGTTTCTTTACCTTTGAATGTAAAAAGTCTAGGCCCAAAACCAATTGCAAATTCATAGACATAGGCACCTGATAATTTAGCAATAATAAAATGTCCAAATTCATGAACTGTTACAAGAATTAGTAAGACTAAAATTCCTACAAAAAAACCTAATAAAAATAAACCAGCATCCATAAATTAATCTCCCTTTATAATATTAGTCGTTAGATTTCTAACTTCTTTGTCAAAATTATCAATATCATTATAATCATTATAGTTTATTTTTGGTACGCTAGAAAATATTTTATTAACTATTTCAGTTATTTGATAAAAACTTATTTTATTTTCAATAAAAGCCTGAACACAAACTTCATTAGCAGCATTTATAGCTATTGCCAATGAATTTGGAGCGTTTATACATTTCTTGGCAAACTGTATTGGTAAAAAACGATTTTCATCAATTACTTGTAACTCTAAACTTAAAAGATTTTCAAAACTCATAAACTTTTGATTTTTAAATTCTTTTCTAATTGGATAATGCAAAAAATAATTTATTACTTGTTTCATATCAGGAACTGATAGTTGAGCTTTAATTGAACCATCACTAAATTCTACCATT
Coding sequences within it:
- the rseP gene encoding RIP metalloprotease RseP, with protein sequence MDAGLFLLGFFVGILVLLILVTVHEFGHFIIAKLSGAYVYEFAIGFGPRLFTFKGKETWVSIRIFPLGGFCSIASEKVDPPSDREDVDVPPERYMDYIARWKKLLFILFGPLMNLFVAIFLFTIIFAATQSKLDDMSFYGAKYGQNQIAYKLINEKALEVEKEKDSSLTKENFSIDQSYVIWGWKLVANSETSTDGQTKSEQVVLFNNIDNTNPELNNEKINDSDNQQAATYEKTVYNFINNLTLGKEKEGLQIQFSFKHVDKFSGRALDGYNSPIVTRFSTSDEYNKDSLSVGIAPPIRYYANSSIAYLAGWKETFTQSISILKSIGMIFTGSFSNLSGPVGVATQTANMLGDAHKFFLYVAMISANLFIINLIFIPPLDGYKVIEIIIEMIIRKELSQKYKIIVYSIGAILFLTIFATVTILDFIRG